One region of Synechococcales cyanobacterium CNB genomic DNA includes:
- a CDS encoding metal ABC transporter permease: MTPAVHEFVSLDLPPMLAGTLAALCCGLLGNFLVLRRLSLMGDAVAHSVLPGIVVAFLVAGTRDSLPMFIGAAASGLVAAALIEAVRHYGRVETGAAMGVVFTVLFALGVLLIERAAARHVDLDADCVLHGQLETLFWFPPENWSDFVSAATLAALPRQVWTLAIVALITIAFIAAFFKELRLAAFDPALASSLGFSAGVLHYVLMVMVAAAAVASFEAVGSILVIAMFVCPAATARLLTDRLLPQIVVSAVAAVLSGIGGYVLAAFGPGWVGLSNAVNAAGMMTVVSGTLLVGAAVFGPQHGVLARWRRQARLARSIAHEDMLGFLYRAEELRGVGTAVAPADVLRALDAGAATRRALRAARRAGEVEQTSEGVRLADAGRARARSLVRSHRLWETYLVNVMGLRPDHVHATAMDLEHVTDAAMATRLAERGGDGQDPHDRPIPPA; encoded by the coding sequence GTGACACCCGCCGTTCACGAGTTCGTCTCGCTCGACCTGCCGCCGATGCTCGCCGGCACGCTCGCGGCCCTGTGCTGCGGCCTGCTGGGCAACTTCCTAGTCCTGCGTCGCCTCAGTTTGATGGGCGATGCCGTCGCTCACTCCGTGCTGCCTGGCATCGTGGTCGCCTTTCTCGTAGCGGGCACGCGCGATTCGCTGCCCATGTTCATCGGCGCGGCAGCGAGCGGTCTCGTGGCGGCAGCGCTCATCGAAGCAGTGCGGCACTACGGCCGCGTCGAGACCGGCGCGGCCATGGGCGTCGTTTTTACCGTTCTGTTCGCGCTCGGCGTGCTGCTCATCGAGCGAGCGGCCGCGCGCCACGTCGACCTCGATGCCGACTGCGTCCTGCACGGGCAGCTCGAAACGCTCTTCTGGTTCCCGCCCGAGAACTGGTCGGACTTCGTGAGTGCGGCGACGCTCGCGGCGTTGCCCAGGCAGGTCTGGACGCTCGCCATCGTCGCGCTCATCACGATCGCTTTCATTGCCGCGTTCTTCAAGGAACTGCGTCTGGCTGCGTTCGATCCCGCGCTCGCGTCGTCGCTCGGATTCAGCGCGGGCGTGCTTCACTACGTCCTGATGGTGATGGTCGCGGCGGCGGCCGTTGCGTCGTTCGAGGCCGTCGGGTCCATCCTCGTCATCGCCATGTTTGTCTGCCCGGCCGCGACGGCGCGCTTGCTGACCGACCGGTTGCTGCCGCAGATCGTCGTCAGCGCGGTCGCGGCGGTTCTCTCGGGCATCGGGGGATATGTCCTCGCTGCGTTCGGGCCGGGGTGGGTCGGCCTGTCAAACGCCGTGAACGCCGCGGGCATGATGACCGTCGTTTCCGGCACGTTGCTCGTCGGAGCGGCGGTGTTCGGGCCTCAGCACGGCGTGCTGGCACGCTGGCGCCGCCAAGCTCGGCTTGCACGCTCCATCGCGCACGAGGACATGCTGGGGTTCCTCTACCGTGCCGAGGAGTTGCGAGGCGTAGGCACGGCGGTCGCGCCGGCGGACGTGCTGCGGGCGCTCGACGCCGGGGCGGCGACGCGGCGTGCTCTTCGAGCCGCGCGCCGTGCCGGGGAGGTCGAGCAGACGTCGGAGGGTGTTCGCCTCGCCGACGCCGGCCGCGCCCGTGCTCGATCGCTCGTCCGAAGCCACAGGCTCTGGGAGACCTATCTCGTCAACGTGATGGGCCTGCGCCCCGACCACGTGCACGCGACGGCGATGGACCTTGAACACGTGACCGATGCCGCGATGGCGACACGGTTGGCCGAACGCGGCGGCGATGGACAGGATCCGCACGATCGCCCCATCCCTCCGGCATGA
- a CDS encoding metal ABC transporter permease, with translation MSSAEWPSEGVTFDELWRTLTLQAGHNAAVVVLGATLLGIAGGVVGSFIVLRKRALLGDTLSHAALPGIAGAFIAATLLGVQGRSLSVLLPGAAAGCVFGVLAVQAIVRFTRLRDDAAIAAVLSVFFGVGVVLLSVIQSMPTGDQGGLASFIYGQTAAMSVRDASLIGIVALASIASVALLFKEFRLTCFDREFAAVQGWPLGVIDLAMTGLLVVVTVIGLQAVGLLLIVALLIIPPAAARFWTERLRVMVPLSGALGGMSAYLGSCISALLTNAPAGAIIVLTAGACFAVSVLLAPSRGVLASVVRLSSLRARIAIDHALRAAVEREDGGREARPGPAVAFALRAGGLARVARGRVVLTPRGEARARRIVRAHRLWERYLIEYADAAPSHVDVSADEVEHALPPALIAELEDALGGRGLPATNGTPPSPHPLNGEQQGGAT, from the coding sequence ATGAGCTCCGCCGAATGGCCGTCCGAGGGCGTTACCTTCGACGAACTGTGGCGCACGCTCACACTCCAGGCCGGGCACAACGCCGCGGTTGTCGTGCTCGGCGCGACGCTCCTTGGAATAGCGGGCGGCGTGGTCGGGTCGTTCATCGTGCTGCGCAAGCGGGCGTTGCTCGGCGATACGTTGAGCCACGCCGCGCTCCCGGGCATTGCCGGCGCGTTCATCGCCGCGACACTGCTCGGCGTGCAGGGTCGCAGCCTGAGCGTGCTGCTTCCCGGGGCGGCAGCGGGGTGCGTTTTCGGGGTGCTCGCGGTACAGGCGATCGTACGCTTCACGCGCCTGCGCGACGACGCCGCAATCGCCGCTGTCCTCAGCGTCTTCTTCGGCGTTGGCGTGGTGCTGCTGAGCGTCATCCAGTCCATGCCGACGGGCGACCAGGGCGGGCTGGCCTCGTTCATCTACGGCCAGACCGCGGCGATGAGCGTACGGGACGCGTCGCTCATCGGCATCGTTGCGCTCGCGTCGATCGCTTCCGTCGCACTGCTCTTCAAGGAGTTCCGGCTCACCTGCTTCGACCGCGAGTTCGCCGCGGTGCAGGGCTGGCCTCTCGGCGTGATCGACCTCGCGATGACCGGCCTGCTGGTCGTCGTCACGGTGATCGGCCTGCAGGCCGTGGGGCTGCTCCTGATCGTTGCGCTTCTGATCATCCCGCCGGCAGCGGCCCGGTTCTGGACCGAACGTCTGCGCGTGATGGTCCCGCTCTCCGGCGCGCTCGGCGGCATGAGCGCATACCTCGGCTCGTGCATCTCGGCGTTGCTCACGAACGCGCCGGCCGGCGCGATCATCGTCCTGACCGCCGGAGCCTGCTTTGCCGTGAGCGTGCTTCTCGCGCCGTCGCGTGGCGTGCTGGCGTCGGTCGTCAGGCTCTCGTCGCTTCGGGCAAGGATCGCGATTGACCATGCTCTTCGTGCCGCCGTCGAACGAGAAGACGGCGGCCGCGAGGCCCGCCCCGGCCCCGCCGTTGCCTTTGCCTTGCGAGCGGGTGGGCTGGCCCGCGTCGCGCGGGGCCGCGTGGTGTTGACGCCGCGCGGCGAAGCGCGAGCACGTCGCATCGTGCGCGCCCACCGTCTCTGGGAGCGGTATCTCATCGAGTACGCTGACGCCGCGCCGTCGCACGTGGACGTCTCGGCGGACGAGGTCGAGCACGCACTGCCCCCCGCTCTCATCGCGGAACTCGAGGACGCCCTGGGCGGGCGTGGTCTGCCCGCGACCAACGGCACGCCGCCCAGCCCGCACCCGCTCAACGGCGAGCAGCAGGGGGGCGCAACGTGA
- a CDS encoding manganese transporter — protein MHRVLVLVAVVFAGVSAARGGEPLRVVATTGMIADLVRNVAGERAEVTGLMGPGVDPHLYKATRSDTAALMRADLVFYNGLMLEGKMTDALIRAATAGRKVHAVTELLDESDLLEPEEFEGQYDPHVWMDPSAWSRAIGVVRDKLTEADPAGAEHYRVSAERYAATLRELDEYARRVLSSVPEERRVLVTAHDAFNYFGRRYGFEVVGIQGISTESEAGVRDIERIVALIVSRRIPAVFVESTVSDRNVRALIDGARSRGWTVAIGGRLFSDAMGTPGTYEGTYLGMIDHNVTTIARALGGDAPLRGMNGRLAGGE, from the coding sequence ATGCATCGCGTGCTCGTTCTTGTGGCGGTTGTGTTCGCGGGTGTGTCCGCTGCGCGCGGGGGTGAGCCGCTCCGCGTGGTCGCGACCACGGGGATGATCGCGGACTTGGTCCGCAACGTCGCGGGAGAACGCGCGGAGGTGACCGGTCTGATGGGGCCGGGAGTCGATCCGCACCTCTACAAGGCGACGCGCAGCGACACCGCCGCGCTGATGCGGGCGGACCTGGTGTTTTACAACGGCCTGATGCTCGAGGGGAAGATGACGGACGCGCTGATCCGCGCCGCCACCGCCGGCCGAAAGGTCCATGCGGTCACCGAGTTGCTCGACGAGTCGGACCTGCTCGAACCAGAGGAGTTCGAGGGCCAGTACGACCCGCACGTGTGGATGGACCCGTCGGCGTGGTCGCGTGCCATCGGCGTCGTGCGGGACAAGCTGACGGAGGCCGATCCTGCCGGCGCGGAGCACTACCGCGTCAGCGCCGAGCGATACGCCGCGACGCTGCGGGAACTGGACGAGTACGCGCGGCGCGTGCTATCGAGTGTGCCGGAGGAGCGTCGGGTGCTTGTCACCGCCCATGACGCTTTCAACTACTTCGGCCGCCGGTACGGGTTCGAGGTCGTCGGCATCCAGGGGATCAGCACCGAGTCCGAGGCGGGGGTGCGCGACATCGAGCGCATCGTGGCCCTGATCGTCTCCCGCCGCATTCCCGCCGTCTTCGTCGAGTCAACGGTCTCGGACCGGAACGTCCGCGCGCTCATCGATGGCGCGCGCTCGCGCGGCTGGACGGTCGCCATCGGCGGGAGGCTGTTTTCCGACGCCATGGGCACGCCCGGAACCTACGAGGGCACCTATCTCGGCATGATTGATCACAACGTCACCACCATCGCCCGCGCGCTCGGCGGCGATGCGCCGCTCCGGGGGATGAACGGCCGGCTTGCGGGAGGAGAGTAG
- a CDS encoding ABC transporter ATP-binding protein, with product MTVAYHRRPVLWDVDFDARPGSLVAIVGPNGAGKSTLIRACLGLVPLAAGRVEYWGRSYRQQRRRVGYVPQRETVDWDFPVSALDVACMGRYGMIGWCRPVTRAHREAAFVSLDRVGMADYANRQISQLSGGQQQRVFLARALAQDAELYFMDEPFAGVDAATERAIVEVLRELKSRGRTVICVHHDLQSVEEYFDDVLLLNMRVVACGPVAEAFTAENLRRTYGGRLTLLDEASEAVARAARGE from the coding sequence ATGACGGTCGCCTATCACAGGCGCCCGGTGCTGTGGGACGTGGACTTCGACGCGAGGCCCGGTTCGCTCGTCGCCATCGTCGGCCCGAACGGGGCGGGCAAGAGCACCCTCATCCGCGCGTGCCTCGGGCTTGTCCCCCTCGCCGCGGGTCGCGTCGAGTACTGGGGGCGCTCGTACCGGCAGCAACGGCGTCGCGTCGGCTACGTGCCGCAACGCGAGACCGTGGACTGGGACTTTCCCGTCTCCGCGCTCGACGTCGCGTGCATGGGGCGGTACGGCATGATCGGATGGTGCAGGCCGGTGACGCGAGCGCACCGCGAAGCCGCGTTCGTCTCGCTCGACCGCGTCGGCATGGCGGACTATGCGAACCGGCAGATCAGCCAGCTCTCGGGCGGGCAGCAGCAGCGGGTCTTTCTCGCCCGCGCGCTGGCGCAGGACGCCGAACTCTACTTCATGGACGAGCCGTTCGCGGGCGTGGACGCAGCAACCGAGCGCGCCATTGTCGAAGTGCTGCGGGAGCTCAAGTCGCGCGGACGCACCGTGATCTGCGTTCACCACGACCTCCAGTCCGTGGAGGAGTATTTCGATGACGTTTTGCTGCTGAACATGCGAGTCGTCGCGTGCGGCCCCGTCGCCGAGGCATTCACCGCCGAGAATCTTCGGCGGACGTACGGAGGACGGCTCACGCTGCTGGACGAGGCGAGCGAGGCCGTGGCGCGCGCCGCGCGGGGTGAGTGA
- a CDS encoding DUF5110 domain-containing protein, with protein sequence MSPKRSLEELPTLAWSLDPQPEMVGERTARFRAPDAPQPVPPSFALAGPLGASAQVEDAFSPRPRFARFEDRHLIRVETDHSWSLYGTGEVAGPLLRNGRHTIAWNTDAYNYDSTTRSLYQSHPWVLGVRQDGSAFGVLVDTTHRVGIDLAEGILFEADGYPPAVYVIDAPGPEDVLRELAALTGKMDLPPFWSLGYHQCRYSYMTEEEALEVAAEFRRRRIPCEAIWFDIDYMDRFRDFTFDKVRFPDPAGMVLRLAERGFRSVFILDPGIVADPADPTYADGVERDHFVRDAEGREYRGTVWPGVCAFPDYTRGATRHWWADLIDTFVTTVGMDGLWNDMNEPAIFDGPGRTMPVDCIHRADSELGGPGTHARYHNVYGMLMIRSTKKGMLRARPERRPFVLTRSNFVGGQRYAAMWTGDSTSTWDHLGWTIPMILNLGLSGQPFAGCDIGGFSENADAHLFQRWMGLGSLLPFSRAHSDKGTQRHEPWSFGEECERVCRLALERRYRLMPYLYTVFREAAETGLPVMRPLFFADPADPALRSAEDSFLIGRDVLVRASRDPENGCRDPMPHGRWRAFEPANASHHDLPELFVREGAIVPLGPVRQFSGEKPLDPITLVISLDRHGHAEGTLYEDAGDGFAYREGDYLLTTYSAERDGPRVIVGIRGAEGSRPRPLRAAEILILLDDGTVRRSVGVGGDNIPVLIDQPRC encoded by the coding sequence TTGTCGCCGAAACGCTCGCTCGAAGAACTGCCCACCCTCGCGTGGAGCCTCGACCCGCAACCCGAGATGGTCGGGGAGCGCACCGCGCGATTTCGTGCCCCGGATGCGCCGCAGCCGGTCCCGCCCTCGTTCGCGCTCGCAGGACCACTCGGAGCGAGCGCCCAGGTCGAGGACGCCTTCTCGCCTCGGCCCCGCTTCGCCCGCTTCGAGGATCGGCACCTCATCCGCGTCGAGACGGACCACTCGTGGAGTCTGTACGGAACGGGCGAGGTCGCAGGCCCGCTCCTGCGCAACGGCCGCCACACCATCGCCTGGAACACCGACGCCTACAACTACGACTCGACCACTCGCTCGCTCTACCAATCCCATCCCTGGGTGCTGGGCGTTCGTCAGGACGGCAGCGCGTTCGGCGTGCTCGTGGACACCACCCACCGCGTCGGCATCGACCTTGCCGAGGGCATCCTCTTCGAAGCCGACGGCTACCCGCCAGCGGTCTACGTCATCGACGCCCCTGGCCCCGAGGACGTGCTGCGAGAACTGGCCGCTCTGACCGGGAAGATGGACCTCCCCCCGTTCTGGTCGCTCGGCTACCACCAGTGCCGCTACTCGTACATGACCGAGGAGGAGGCGCTGGAGGTCGCCGCGGAGTTCCGTCGCAGACGCATCCCGTGCGAGGCGATCTGGTTCGACATCGACTACATGGACCGCTTCAGGGACTTCACCTTCGACAAGGTGCGATTCCCCGACCCCGCCGGCATGGTGCTGCGGCTCGCGGAGCGAGGGTTCCGGTCGGTCTTCATCCTCGACCCGGGCATCGTCGCCGATCCCGCCGACCCGACCTACGCCGACGGCGTCGAGCGAGACCACTTCGTGCGCGATGCCGAGGGACGCGAGTATCGCGGCACCGTCTGGCCGGGCGTGTGCGCGTTCCCCGATTACACGCGCGGCGCGACCCGCCACTGGTGGGCCGACCTCATCGACACCTTCGTCACCACCGTCGGCATGGACGGCCTCTGGAACGACATGAACGAACCGGCCATCTTCGACGGACCCGGACGCACCATGCCGGTTGATTGCATCCACCGCGCGGACTCCGAACTCGGCGGCCCGGGAACGCACGCTCGCTACCACAACGTCTACGGCATGCTGATGATCCGCTCCACGAAGAAGGGGATGCTTCGCGCCCGTCCCGAACGCCGTCCCTTCGTGCTGACTCGCTCCAACTTCGTGGGCGGTCAGCGCTACGCCGCCATGTGGACCGGCGACAGCACCAGCACCTGGGACCACCTCGGCTGGACCATCCCGATGATCCTCAACCTCGGACTCTCGGGGCAGCCTTTCGCCGGGTGCGACATCGGCGGCTTCTCGGAGAACGCCGACGCCCACCTCTTCCAGCGGTGGATGGGCCTCGGATCGCTGCTCCCCTTCAGCCGCGCCCACTCCGACAAGGGCACGCAGCGGCACGAACCTTGGTCGTTCGGCGAAGAGTGCGAGCGCGTCTGCCGCCTCGCGCTCGAGCGTCGCTACCGACTCATGCCCTACCTCTACACGGTCTTCCGCGAGGCCGCCGAGACCGGCCTGCCCGTCATGCGCCCGCTCTTCTTCGCCGACCCGGCCGACCCGGCACTGCGATCAGCCGAGGACTCGTTCCTGATCGGACGCGACGTGCTGGTGCGGGCGTCGCGCGACCCCGAGAACGGCTGCCGCGACCCCATGCCGCACGGCCGATGGCGTGCGTTCGAGCCGGCGAACGCCTCCCACCACGACCTGCCGGAACTCTTCGTGCGCGAAGGGGCGATCGTCCCCCTCGGACCCGTGCGCCAGTTCAGCGGCGAGAAGCCGCTCGACCCCATCACGCTCGTCATCTCGCTCGACCGCCACGGGCACGCCGAGGGCACGCTCTACGAGGACGCCGGCGACGGGTTCGCCTACCGTGAGGGCGACTACCTTCTCACGACGTACTCCGCCGAGCGCGATGGCCCGCGCGTGATCGTGGGCATCCGCGGCGCGGAAGGATCGCGTCCGCGACCGCTCCGCGCCGCAGAGATACTCATCCTCCTCGACGACGGCACGGTCAGGCGCAGCGTGGGCGTGGGAGGCGACAACATTCCCGTGCTCATCGACCAGCCCCGCTGCTGA